ttattGCACATCAGAATTGCTTAATTTTCCCTGGTCAACGTTTAAGTCAAAGGTCTCCGTTCAATCTGAGAAGATACACAGCCttttaaaattatgcaaaaCTTTAATAGCACCGTCAACTTCAATTTGGCACGTCTAGATAATAATTAAGTTACAGGCAAAATAACTATTAGGACAAAAAGGCAGAAACAGGGGGACATAAACTTTCAAACAAAGCTTTGTTAAGCCAACCTTGCTTTTCTGGATTAAAATTAGTTGCCAATTATAAATTCTGTTTGCATAATTAATGTTTACACACCTCAGtaaacttaatataaaaaagagGCAAGACAATACCTGATATTTGAAACACTGAACAATTTTGGTCAGTGCCTTCTCATTCATGTCACATGTCAACAATCCCACATCTTCATAGAAAAGACAGTCTACTGTGAGTGTATTTCTCCTGGTCACATGTCTGCTGCTGTCTGGTACAATTTTATAAGGGTCAAACGTGTGATGAAACACCATGAAAATAGCTGGTGTGGATGctgtttcaaataaagaaataattagaTAGTTGAAAACGTGTGTCTGCTCACATTTCAATATCTAGGTTTCTGGTGCTTAATCTTAAAGTTACCTGACATTGTATTAAGTTTATTCAGTGCAGCATCAATGTCAGTTCCTGCACGTGAAACAATGTGGCAGAAAACCAGAATCACATTACAGTCGTCCACACTGTGCACCTCCTTCAAATCAGGCCTATGCTTTTGGAAATGATCTGAAATCTGCTTCCGCAAAAAGCATGACTTGACCGTCTCAGTTATGAAGTAGTGTTTTCCTTTAAGACAAAGAACAGCGTGTTAGTTTCCTTCCTAGCAAATagtctttttttgtaattatttggtATATGAAGCTTTATTTGTGTTGTAACAGAACCACAGTAATGAAATATTAAGTGATTTTTCAAGACAAGGTTACAGCTAGTACAGATTTTGTGGTTAGTAATTATAAATTAGatttaacaattaataattagGAAGAACAGAATGTGAAGGTGTGACTTGGACAGCCAAATACCAAAGTATAAAGCATacttatgtaatataataatccAAAATCTTAACTTGAATGATTTTACCTTCAATTGGTTCGAATGGATCAAATTCCTGGATCTGGTATTGGTTCATTTTTCTCTCTTCTCCTTTTTCCCGTTGAACAAACTGTTGTTTGTACTGGATTTCTGAATGTTGTTTAGTCTTgccctaaaataaatgaataattgcaCCCTTGATTATCACTTGATTGTTTGATTTGACCCTTTACATAAGGTAAGCAGTTACAACTTTCATTTAGGTGTTGCTACATTTGTAACGTGATTGAAGGAATGGTCAAGTTGGTCTGGTTGAGATGTCACAAATTTCATTCCTGCTTAGGAACCTgtggtgttttatttattgattgattgatttatttagttGCTTAAATCAAATATAACGCATTGTTTCTACACTTAAGACGTGTCTACTCCCTACTACACtcaaatctcaaaaaaaaaaaaaaaaaaaaaagctagggtaaataaataatatacaacaCAATATTTTAGCCTTTCTTCAACAAACTTGccattaattaataaacactCTTTCACAATCTCACAGGGTGAAAGATCAGAAAAATCACTATTATGTCAGTAGGTAGACCGGATACAGTTAGtacactttttgcttttttcgtTACCACACCAAAACTAGAGACTGAAAAGAACCGATTTTTCATATGACATTTCCTTTACTTGTCACAAGACCACAAGATAATCAGGCTGATTTTGGGCCAGTTTCTCCCCTTCCGACAATCCTAGGTAATGATCGACTATCAAACGCGGGGCTTATCacgtgaaacaaaacaaaatccaaTCAGACGCATAACGGAAGCATAACAAACTCAGTCATGATGCAGCACTAAAGGATTTGGACAGCAGAGTTAAacccttttcttttctttttttcccccgtgaattttctgtcaaaatcattccaaacactatttttgtaatttcttcCTGCCTATCGTCCACCATGTTTATtctcaagtgttttttttaacaagatgaaattacatgtatataacaaacattatacatgatataaacaataaacatcacacatgatataaacaaatatacactAGAGGGGAGATATACAAATACAAGTTTTTACAgacatggccaaaaatatcggcacccttgcaattctaccagaaaatgcaacacttctctcagaaaattgttccaattgcaaatgttttggcatTCACatgctaattatttttgtttgcactgcaacaacacacacacacaaacagagaagaaaagtcaaacttgataaaatttcacacagaactcaaaaatggaatgGACAAAATTATGTTCCTGTGTCCaatgtgcgcaatatcatcaagaggtttacagcccatggcactgtagctccctggacgtggacggaagagcaaaattaatgaaaaattacaacgaaggattgttcgaatagtggataaagaacccagattaactttcaaacaaattcaagctgatctgcagacacagggtacaacagtgtcagctcacactatcTGTTGCCATCTGAAtaaaaagggacgctatggtaggagacccaggaggacaccactgctgacacaaagacataaaaaagcaagactggagtttgccaaaacttatgtgacaaaaccacaatccttctgggagaacatactgtggaaagttgagacaaaagtagagcttttgctaaaggacatcatggtACTGTTTACAGataaagaaatgaggccttcaaagaaaagaactcAGTCCCTACAgacaaacatggtggaggttcaaagatgttttggggttgctttgctgcttctggcactggatgccttgactgtgtgaacagtatcatgaaatctgatgattaccaaagaattttggggcgcaatCTAGTGATCAGTGtcaaaaagctgcgtttccaccagaggtcatgggtcttccagcaggacaatgtcccgaaacacacttcaaaaagcactcagaaatggttaaaCAAAGCACTGAAGCGTtatgaaatggccagcaatgagtccagatctgaatccaacagaacacctgtggagagatctcaaaacagcagttgggagaagaaatccttcaaatctgaatgacctggagcagtttgcaaaagaagactggtccaaaattccagtagagaggtgtaagaaactcattcatggttacaggaagcgattgatttcagttatttgtgagagacgtgaggcgagcggatccatttgcatacttttattaacgggattagacatagacatggtcaggcaggcagggtcagacaacggcaggcaggtgtatggacgacgagacaagagtaatcctAAATCCAGGCAAGGGTCAATACAGCGGCGAACGAAATCAGAGAAGGGCTAGGCAGAGAGTAATCCGTaaagacaggcgagagttcaaacaacaagaaaacaaaacacagaatggCAAGGGGAAACGCTTAGTATGAATGATAGTAACAatacaatactcggcgaggagtgacaggaagaccggggtatttatacagtctctgattggacaggaggaagtgcaatggctgatggggagtgtagtccggggtgtagtgtggcagtccgtgcgtgacaaaacgcaagagcgacatctggtggtgagcggtccgcagctcaccgaccagatcatgacatagcccccccaaagagcggcttccagacgctccaacaggaCAACAGTCCATGGGAGTGGTGGGGAGGGAGCGAGACAGGGTGAGGGTTGGAGGGCCAGGcccctgcggaggacccggtgattgaggcaggaccggcagagcgggagccctccagggcggagccggaggcggagcaggcaatgcaagagccctccaggactgagccggtggagccctccagggcggagcagatggtgctagagccctccagggcggagccgaagGCAGAGCAGAcgacgctagagccctccagggcggagccggtggagccctccagggcggagcctgAGGCGGAACAGGCGGCGCTagagcccaccagggcggagccggaggctgagcaggcagtgcaagagccctccagggtggagccagaGGCAGGGCAGgcgacgctagagccctccagggcggagccggaggccgaacaggtggcactagagccctccagggtggagccggaggcggagtaggaggcgcagcagccctgcggggcgcaacaggaatctgcatcacgcctgggacctggggagagcagggacagaggaggcagacagaatagagggagaagCCGCAGCAGccccg
This window of the Labeo rohita strain BAU-BD-2019 unplaced genomic scaffold, IGBB_LRoh.1.0 scaffold_949, whole genome shotgun sequence genome carries:
- the LOC127162483 gene encoding uncharacterized protein LOC127162483 isoform X3; translation: MNQYQIQEFDPFEPIEGKHYFITETVKSCFLRKQISDHFQKHRPDLKEVHSVDDCNVILVFCHIVSRAGTDIDAALNKLNTMSASTPAIFMVFHHTFDPYKIVPDSSRHVTRRNTLTVDCLFYEDVGLLTCDMNEKALTKIVQCFKYQNKNHLKTPCNENTSEDMTPSLERTSDDATSE
- the LOC127162483 gene encoding uncharacterized protein LOC127162483 isoform X2, translated to MNQYQIQEFDPFEPIEGKHYFITETVKSCFLRKQISDHFQKHRPDLKEVHSVDDCNVILVFCHIVSRAGTDIDAALNKLNTMSASTPAIFMVFHHTFDPYKIVPDSSRHVTRRNTLTVDCLFYEDVGLLTCDMNEKALTKIVQCFKYQERYIENLQENKWYISLFNMLLNGCYWICGILKRFKNAVCCYNNERSRLIDEV
- the LOC127162483 gene encoding uncharacterized protein LOC127162483 isoform X1, with the protein product MNQYQIQEFDPFEPIEGKHYFITETVKSCFLRKQISDHFQKHRPDLKEVHSVDDCNVILVFCHIVSRAGTDIDAALNKLNTMSASTPAIFMVFHHTFDPYKIVPDSSRHVTRRNTLTVDCLFYEDVGLLTCDMNEKALTKIVQCFKYQERYIENLQENKWYISLFNMLLNGCYWICGILKRFKNAVCCYVSFYLHHQNKQTKKKNS